A genomic window from Candidatus Kouleothrix ribensis includes:
- the smc gene encoding chromosome segregation protein SMC, which produces MYLKRLEIQGFKTFAARTVFEFRPGITAVVGPNGSGKSNIADAVRWVLGEQSYATLRSKRTEDLLFSGGGRRAPAGLAEVSLTIDNSDRLLPLPYGEVTLTRRATRAGDNEYFINRSRVRLRDLQEAVGPLGGSYTIINQGLVDSALTLRPEERRRLFEDAAEISVFESRKHDAERKLRETEANLERCEDVLAELEPRLRSLKRQAGLARSYRELAAELRLLLVQHYVDQWHAAQSSLAQSTAAEQQLTDALHARRAEQAAATLDLRTAREQLRALRDRLAALHAESSALHARAEAIQRDLAVGNERQAALIRRGEEFERSLNEFDLRREELDRERTAVAERLAAAEANLAEQRAAVTAAEHALAAREHERRTAQRAIEAAQRTELAAAAALHERHRRAEQLAAQHQRLLDAQSGAANALATATQALAERLAAAEQAQARRAAAEQARQATAQAAEQAHHTLDRLRAERTRADEALAHARRAVADTEARLETLTRLQRSYAGTFAGVRAAMQWAEAQRRAGFMLVSALIRTPAHLETAVEVALGSRLQNIVVERWADAEDAIEALRHGGQGRATFLPLDTIRRPGPDERRPGADADGVLGIATDLVEFDQHYRPVIQYLLGRTLVVADLPTARRELKRLSGGWALVTLAGEQVSSGGAVTGGAQVKETGTLRRERELRELPTLAERQRAAADQAQQARAQLDGQVAAAERELREAEAAHQRAGHDLDTLRAALDHTRRAADQAESERDLQRRRHEQSAAALAELAEQHAALQAEQAQLAEREAQAHAQLEQLRAEDHGRQAAEHELQARATSLRAVAAAAEGEARAEQALLQSNTQNCTRLAEQRAAGVRRVDELRVERGALDAQLHALQASHAALLAQIDALRLHIGPSEAEQARLEAEQARLERHEAELTSTLLAAESAHSRAAVELQRARDRLDAIWERAAADDIDIEAQTPDPAPAAVPAPEPGSAESQAADDPAAETLEQRIKTLKARIQRLGVVNPLALEEFEQESQRHTFLTSQIADLRQAQAALRELIAELDSAMQMRFEATFRAVAAEFEQSFTRLFGGGQAQLLLTRANGTPSNGNGDAPENAGGLGVEIVARPPGKRQQTLALLSGGERTLTASALLFAILKVNPSPFCVLDEVDAALDEANVGRFREALLDLGAQTQFLLVTHNRGTIEAADTIYGVSMGDDGASKVLSLRLEALVEE; this is translated from the coding sequence GTGTACCTCAAACGCCTCGAAATCCAGGGCTTCAAAACCTTTGCCGCGCGCACGGTCTTTGAGTTCCGCCCCGGCATCACCGCCGTCGTCGGCCCGAATGGCTCCGGCAAGAGCAATATCGCCGACGCTGTGCGCTGGGTGCTCGGCGAGCAGAGCTACGCCACGCTGCGCTCCAAGCGCACTGAGGATCTCCTGTTCAGCGGCGGCGGCCGCCGTGCCCCGGCCGGCCTGGCCGAGGTGTCGCTGACGATCGATAACAGCGACCGGCTGCTGCCGCTGCCCTACGGCGAGGTGACGCTCACCCGCCGCGCTACCCGCGCCGGCGATAACGAGTATTTCATCAACCGTAGCCGCGTGCGCCTGCGCGATCTGCAAGAGGCCGTCGGCCCGCTCGGCGGCTCGTATACGATCATCAATCAGGGCCTGGTCGACTCCGCGCTCACGCTGCGCCCCGAGGAGCGCCGCCGCCTGTTCGAGGATGCCGCCGAGATTAGCGTGTTCGAGTCGCGTAAGCACGACGCCGAGCGCAAGCTGCGCGAGACTGAGGCTAACCTCGAGCGCTGCGAGGATGTGCTGGCCGAGCTCGAGCCACGCCTGCGCTCGCTGAAACGCCAGGCCGGCCTGGCCCGTAGCTACCGCGAGCTGGCCGCCGAGCTGCGCTTGCTGCTCGTTCAACATTATGTCGATCAGTGGCACGCGGCCCAGTCCAGCCTGGCCCAGTCGACTGCCGCCGAGCAGCAGCTGACCGACGCCTTGCACGCGCGCCGCGCCGAGCAGGCCGCCGCTACGCTCGATTTGCGAACCGCCCGCGAGCAGCTGCGCGCCCTACGTGATCGCCTGGCTGCCTTGCACGCCGAGAGCAGCGCGCTACACGCCCGCGCCGAGGCCATCCAGCGCGATCTGGCCGTCGGCAACGAGCGCCAGGCCGCGCTCATCCGCCGCGGCGAGGAGTTCGAGCGCAGCCTGAATGAGTTCGATCTGCGCCGCGAGGAGCTTGATCGCGAGCGCACCGCCGTGGCCGAGCGGCTGGCCGCCGCCGAGGCCAACCTGGCCGAGCAGCGCGCCGCCGTTACCGCCGCCGAGCACGCACTCGCCGCGCGCGAGCACGAGCGCCGCACCGCGCAACGCGCGATCGAGGCCGCTCAACGTACCGAGCTCGCGGCCGCTGCCGCGCTGCACGAGCGCCACCGCCGCGCCGAGCAGCTGGCCGCCCAGCACCAGCGCTTGCTCGATGCTCAGTCGGGCGCGGCCAACGCCCTCGCTACCGCCACGCAGGCGCTGGCCGAGCGGCTGGCCGCCGCCGAGCAGGCTCAGGCCCGCCGCGCCGCCGCCGAGCAGGCCCGCCAGGCTACTGCACAGGCCGCCGAGCAGGCCCACCACACGCTCGATCGCCTGCGCGCCGAGCGTACCCGCGCCGACGAGGCGCTCGCCCATGCGCGCCGCGCCGTGGCCGATACCGAGGCGCGCCTCGAGACGCTTACGCGCCTGCAGCGTAGCTACGCCGGCACATTTGCCGGGGTGCGCGCCGCCATGCAGTGGGCCGAGGCCCAACGCCGCGCCGGCTTCATGCTGGTGTCTGCGCTTATCCGCACCCCCGCCCACCTCGAGACTGCCGTCGAGGTTGCGCTTGGCTCGCGTTTGCAGAATATTGTGGTCGAGCGCTGGGCCGACGCCGAGGACGCGATCGAGGCGCTCAGGCATGGCGGCCAGGGCCGCGCTACCTTCCTGCCGCTCGATACCATCCGCCGGCCCGGCCCCGACGAGCGCCGGCCCGGCGCCGATGCCGATGGCGTGCTCGGCATCGCGACCGATCTGGTCGAGTTCGATCAGCATTACCGCCCGGTGATTCAGTATCTGCTCGGGCGCACGCTGGTGGTCGCAGATCTGCCGACTGCCCGGCGCGAGCTGAAGCGGCTGTCGGGCGGCTGGGCGCTGGTGACCCTCGCAGGCGAGCAGGTCAGCAGCGGCGGCGCGGTTACTGGCGGCGCGCAGGTGAAAGAGACCGGCACGCTGCGCCGCGAGCGCGAGCTGCGCGAGCTGCCTACACTGGCCGAGCGCCAGCGCGCCGCCGCCGACCAGGCCCAGCAGGCCCGTGCCCAGCTCGATGGCCAGGTGGCCGCCGCCGAGCGCGAGCTGCGCGAGGCCGAGGCTGCCCACCAGCGCGCCGGCCACGATCTCGACACACTACGCGCGGCGCTCGACCATACGCGCCGCGCCGCCGACCAGGCCGAGTCCGAGCGCGATCTACAGCGCCGCCGCCACGAGCAGTCGGCTGCCGCGCTGGCCGAGCTGGCCGAGCAGCACGCGGCCCTCCAGGCCGAGCAGGCCCAGCTCGCCGAGCGCGAGGCCCAGGCCCACGCTCAGCTCGAGCAGCTACGCGCCGAGGATCATGGCCGCCAGGCAGCCGAGCACGAGCTACAGGCGCGCGCCACCAGCTTGCGCGCGGTCGCCGCCGCCGCCGAGGGCGAGGCCCGCGCCGAGCAGGCCTTGCTCCAGTCGAACACGCAGAACTGCACGCGCCTGGCCGAGCAACGTGCCGCCGGCGTACGCCGGGTCGATGAGCTGCGCGTCGAGCGCGGCGCGCTCGACGCGCAGCTGCACGCGCTCCAGGCATCGCACGCCGCGCTGCTGGCACAGATCGACGCACTGCGACTCCACATCGGCCCTTCCGAGGCCGAGCAGGCCCGCCTCGAGGCCGAGCAGGCCCGCCTCGAGCGCCACGAGGCCGAACTGACCAGCACGCTGCTCGCGGCTGAGTCGGCCCATAGCCGCGCCGCCGTCGAGCTGCAGCGCGCCCGCGATCGGCTCGACGCGATCTGGGAGCGCGCCGCCGCCGACGATATCGATATCGAGGCCCAGACGCCCGACCCCGCGCCTGCTGCTGTGCCGGCGCCCGAGCCAGGCTCGGCGGAATCTCAGGCTGCCGACGACCCCGCCGCCGAGACGCTCGAGCAGCGCATCAAAACGCTCAAGGCGCGCATCCAGCGCCTCGGCGTGGTCAACCCGCTGGCGCTCGAAGAGTTCGAGCAGGAGTCGCAGCGCCATACCTTCCTGACTAGCCAGATCGCTGATCTGCGCCAGGCCCAGGCCGCCCTGCGCGAGCTGATCGCCGAGCTCGATAGCGCCATGCAAATGCGCTTCGAGGCTACCTTCCGCGCCGTCGCCGCCGAGTTCGAGCAGAGCTTCACGCGCCTGTTCGGCGGCGGCCAGGCCCAGCTGCTGCTCACGCGCGCCAATGGCACGCCCAGCAATGGCAATGGCGACGCGCCCGAGAACGCCGGTGGCCTGGGCGTCGAGATCGTCGCGCGCCCGCCCGGCAAGCGCCAGCAGACACTCGCGCTGCTCTCGGGTGGCGAACGCACGCTCACCGCCTCGGCACTCCTATTCGCCATCCTCAAGGTCAATCCTTCGCCATTCTGCGTGCTCGACGAGGTCGACGCCGCGCTCGACGAGGCCAACGTCGGGCGCTTCCGCGAGGCGCTGCTCGACCTCGGCGCACAGACCCAGTTCTTGCTGGTGACGCACAACCGCGGCACGATCGAGGCCGCCGATACGATCTATGGCGTCTCAATGGGCGACGACGGCGCCTCCAAGGTGCTCTCGCTCCGCCTTGAAGCGCTGGTGGAAGAATAA
- a CDS encoding site-specific integrase, with translation MPRTVGGKVPSKWRVADRADGLAQLKQRLRDQEDGLVLNRIHTVDTWLDHWLDHVVKPSCRATTRESHAWIVQHYIRPTLGKKRLDKLTTPDVRGWVNDLANRYAIETMKNAFRRLNTALEVAVNDSLIRRNPCDGVTLPKGEQRQAIALTEDQVGRLLHTANKNPILPLLVLAVSTGMRRGELLGLRWKNVTLDGPEPKIAIVEQLQIVDKKPALVPPKSKASKRDIPLDPTLVEILKHHQRAQLGRKAKLITRWIEHGLVFSSLRGTPIGGRNLGRTFSLLLGKAELPHIRFHDLRHTAGSLMLAAGVPMVDVSKLLGHSSVSVTASIYAHSYTENKRAAVAAVTKKLSL, from the coding sequence ATGCCACGAACCGTTGGTGGTAAGGTGCCATCCAAATGGCGCGTGGCCGATCGAGCGGATGGTCTGGCGCAACTCAAGCAGCGGTTACGCGATCAGGAAGATGGCCTGGTCTTAAATCGCATCCACACAGTGGATACATGGCTCGATCACTGGCTCGACCATGTTGTTAAGCCAAGTTGTCGAGCGACGACACGCGAAAGTCACGCCTGGATCGTGCAGCATTACATTCGTCCAACCCTCGGTAAAAAGCGGCTCGACAAGCTCACTACACCAGACGTGCGTGGGTGGGTCAACGATCTCGCCAACCGATACGCGATTGAAACCATGAAAAATGCATTTCGACGTTTGAATACTGCCCTTGAGGTGGCTGTCAACGACTCGCTCATCCGCCGTAACCCTTGTGACGGTGTGACGCTTCCCAAGGGTGAGCAACGCCAAGCTATTGCGCTCACCGAGGATCAAGTCGGCAGGTTACTTCACACAGCCAACAAGAACCCAATTCTCCCACTACTCGTGCTTGCCGTCTCAACAGGGATGCGCCGAGGGGAATTGCTTGGCCTGCGATGGAAGAACGTCACGCTTGACGGCCCTGAACCGAAGATAGCCATCGTTGAGCAGCTTCAGATCGTCGACAAGAAACCAGCTCTCGTTCCACCAAAATCGAAGGCGAGTAAGCGTGACATCCCACTTGACCCGACTCTTGTTGAGATACTCAAACACCACCAACGAGCGCAATTGGGACGAAAGGCGAAGCTGATAACAAGATGGATTGAGCATGGCTTAGTATTCTCAAGTCTGCGTGGCACACCAATAGGCGGGCGGAACCTTGGTCGCACTTTCTCACTTCTGCTCGGTAAGGCGGAGCTACCGCACATTCGATTCCATGATCTTCGCCACACAGCGGGGAGCCTGATGCTTGCGGCAGGCGTTCCAATGGTTGATGTATCCAAACTACTCGGCCATAGCTCGGTCAGTGTGACAGCAAGTATCTACGCACACAGCTATACGGAAAACAAGCGAGCTGCGGTAGCTGCAGTCACCAAGAAATTATCGCTCTAA
- a CDS encoding M23 family metallopeptidase, producing MRSIGLALSGLVLAALLTFGRPGVVVLPSMPNGAWTVRIGSATFDVTLGPRVVRAQSARQTGFIGESERERWARDLLAALGNQQPTRETVGLVVAWQSAENTGAAFNPLATTQPADGATCWNSLPSMLCGVKSYTTYEQGLQATIETLSNGFYPNILTGLQSNNPEQALNVDELDVWGTGFELVKSQYGLLMSQPAPSVGKSEIVPGMEINAGFYDTGSVWCFQSAVCQHLGTDIAGADGQEVLAPFSGTCIETGSYPEGGSTAGQYVRYALADGSEVYLGHLREALNCMAGTSLLAGQAVGLIRADMLHTHFQIKDAAGTLIDPFEYWKKH from the coding sequence ATGCGCTCGATTGGTCTCGCGCTTTCTGGACTTGTGCTTGCCGCACTCCTAACCTTTGGTCGACCAGGCGTCGTTGTACTGCCAAGCATGCCAAATGGCGCGTGGACTGTTCGCATCGGCTCGGCCACTTTCGATGTGACACTTGGCCCACGGGTAGTACGTGCGCAGTCGGCCCGGCAGACCGGATTCATCGGTGAATCCGAACGCGAGCGTTGGGCACGCGACTTGCTGGCCGCTCTGGGGAACCAACAGCCAACACGCGAGACGGTTGGCCTCGTCGTTGCCTGGCAATCTGCGGAAAACACAGGAGCAGCATTTAATCCGCTCGCCACCACCCAGCCCGCTGATGGCGCAACGTGCTGGAACAGCCTGCCGAGCATGCTGTGCGGTGTGAAGAGCTACACGACCTACGAGCAGGGGTTGCAGGCAACGATTGAGACTCTTTCGAATGGCTTTTACCCAAACATCCTGACTGGCCTTCAGTCGAATAATCCTGAGCAAGCCTTGAATGTGGATGAACTGGATGTGTGGGGGACTGGATTTGAGCTGGTTAAGTCGCAGTATGGGTTGCTCATGTCGCAACCAGCCCCCTCAGTCGGGAAATCAGAAATTGTTCCCGGCATGGAAATCAACGCGGGATTTTACGACACCGGTAGCGTATGGTGCTTCCAATCAGCAGTGTGTCAACACCTCGGAACGGACATCGCCGGGGCTGATGGGCAGGAAGTGCTGGCACCATTTAGCGGGACATGCATCGAGACTGGCTCGTATCCTGAAGGTGGGTCAACAGCAGGCCAGTACGTGCGCTACGCACTCGCTGATGGTTCGGAGGTTTATCTTGGGCATCTGCGGGAAGCGCTGAACTGCATGGCAGGGACTTCACTTCTAGCTGGTCAGGCAGTCGGACTTATTCGCGCCGACATGCTGCATACGCACTTCCAGATAAAAGATGCAGCAGGTACCCTAATCGACCCATTCGAGTATTGGAAAAAACACTGA
- a CDS encoding helix-turn-helix transcriptional regulator has translation MWKIKIEQIAREQGFTLASLGKATGLSRMSIRKLWYSSRSGYKKDAGTLRKLNLDHLESIAGCLGVNSSDLMG, from the coding sequence TTGTGGAAGATTAAAATCGAACAAATTGCTCGCGAACAAGGATTTACGCTTGCAAGTTTAGGCAAGGCAACTGGATTATCGCGAATGAGCATTCGGAAGCTGTGGTATTCGAGTCGGTCGGGCTATAAGAAGGACGCAGGAACGCTTCGCAAATTAAACCTCGATCATCTTGAGAGTATCGCGGGATGTCTTGGTGTTAATTCAAGTGATTTAATGGGTTAG
- a CDS encoding PH domain-containing protein, which translates to MFCSQCGKQIAQENRFCNFCGAPQQAGVERPTFAPYTQPMNSPTTPADDGRERIIKEAGTHLMKAGPSAMMAQRKIIVTNRRVIYREGILGGRETSVPLNKITDVSLKFSAAGRLAGYGTIRVESAGSGLEIMAEDIADARGVRDAIMKLIR; encoded by the coding sequence ATGTTTTGCAGTCAATGTGGTAAACAGATTGCCCAAGAAAACCGCTTCTGTAACTTTTGTGGTGCACCTCAACAGGCGGGTGTGGAGCGGCCAACTTTCGCTCCGTACACACAGCCAATGAACAGCCCAACCACTCCTGCCGACGACGGACGGGAGCGCATAATTAAGGAGGCTGGCACCCATCTCATGAAAGCTGGCCCATCTGCAATGATGGCGCAGCGTAAAATCATCGTGACCAATCGCCGGGTAATCTATCGCGAAGGCATCCTCGGCGGCAGAGAAACAAGCGTTCCGCTGAACAAGATCACGGACGTTTCACTGAAATTTTCCGCTGCTGGGCGTCTAGCCGGTTATGGCACAATCCGAGTTGAGAGTGCTGGGAGCGGTCTTGAAATCATGGCCGAAGATATTGCTGATGCGCGCGGGGTGCGCGATGCGATTATGAAGCTTATTCGATGA